GGGTTTAGGATTGAGGAAATTAAGAAATAATACTATATATTAAAATTATTGTATGTTAATCAAACATAGAAAGAGCGTTAAATGGAAAATAAAAATACATTATTTAATAATCGTTTTGGTGGTTCAATTGCTATCCGTGGATTTGAATTTCAATTTTTATATTCATGCTATTCTGTTTTACTAGAATTAAATGAACAAGATTTAAGTAAAAAAATTGGTTTAGAAAGATTAGAAGATTTAGATATTATTCATAAAAATGAATATGTACAATTAAAAACTTCTTCAAAAGATATCGATGCTAGCTTTTTTATTACAAACAATATATTGAAAAACTTTTTAGATTTATACCAAGTAGATAAAACCTCAAAATTTAAATTGGTGCATAATTCAAGCATATCAAATGGCTATTTGAAAAAACTAGAAAATAAAAAAATCGACAAAAAAACTTTGGAACATTGGACTAATAAAATTTATGAAATTGATAATAGTTTAGATATAAATATTAGTGAATTTTTAAACAAAATATCTTTTGAAAAAACTACTGAAAAAGACTTATATAGCAAATCTAAAAAATTGATTCTTAAAAAATTTAATCTTATTTTAGGCTCTGAAGAAACATTTTTATTTGCTCTTTTACATCATATTTTAATTTGGTCAAAAGAAAGAAAAGAAGTTACTTATACTGATTTAGTAAAAGTTATTCAATTAGTTCAAGATTCGGCTTCTAAAACTTCTACACTTGAAGCAATAAACAAAAACTACATATCAAAAATATCATTTAAAAAACAGATGAATGATAAAAATTTTGATAACTATTTTGATGGTAAATCTGCTCGACCAGAACATATTATCAATGAACTTCCAATAAGAAGAGATTATTGGGAAGAAAAAATATTAAAAAGTGTATATAAACATGATATTGTAACTATAAAAGCATCTAGTGGACAAGGTAAATCAACTTTAGCTTGGCAAAGTGCAAAAATATTTGAAGATGAATTGAATTTTGATATTTATGAACTTAATTATTGTGATGATAATACAAAAGTTGAAGAACTATATGATTTTTTCATAACAAGATTTGAGATAGGTGAATTGCCATTGATTATAATAGATGGATTAAATCAAGATGTCTCTGAATATAAGGTATTACTTGAGCGACTTTATAGTTTCCCTATAAAAGTTATTATTACATCAAGAGAAGAGGATTGGAATAGATTTAAACCTGATATTTCAAAATATGATTTATTTATATTAGATATTGCTCTTTTAGACGTTGAAGCCAAGGATATATTTAAAAAGTTGAAAGAGAAAGATAAAATTTTTAAAGATATTCAAACATGGCAGCCATCATGGGAAAAAATCAAAGATAAAGCTTTGTTAATAGAGTACATATATCTTCTAACTCATGGTAGTATGTTGCAAGATAGATTAGAACATCAAGTTAAATGTTTAAGAGAAGATGAACATGAATCAGCAGTTAAAATTGAAATTTTGAGAATTGTATCACTAGCCGATGTATTAAACATTAAAATACAAACTAAAAAACTAACAACTTTTATACAAGATAGCATAGGTTTTAAATCCGATAGAGAAACAGTATATAGCCTATTGGAAAAAGAGTATTTTATAAAGTTTGATAATAAATATATCGAAGGCTTGCATCCAGTTAGGTCAGAACATTTATTAAAAATACTACATAACTTTATTGTGATAGAAGAAACAGCTATTAATTTACTAAAAATAATCGATGATAAATTTATTTATGACTATTTCATATCAATATCTAATTATTTAGATGATGAAAAAGAAGATTTTTTTGAAGAGAGTTCAAAAGTCATATCACAAAAAAGTTTTTCTACCATGGTTGAGGCAATAGATGGTTTAATGCATTTTGAAGCATATAATTATTGGTTAGAAAATAAAGAAATTTTTGAAGAGGTCTATTTAAAAGGTTTTGTAAATTTATTTATAATGGATACATTGCCTTTTAGAAAACAAGAGTTATTAAAGAAATGTAATGAAAATATCAATACTGTTGTATTTGAATATTTAATAAAAAAACAAGATGAACTTAGCTGTTATAATCCTTTAAATTCTAATATTTATAAATTTGTTTTCCAATTATCAAAAAATATTACTCGTTTTACAGGTCAATTTCTTTCATATAATAAATTAAACTTTTTAATTAAATGGTTTAGACAACTTGATCTAAAATTTAAACAACCTTTTGAATTTGATGAAAAAATTCTATTGGATATATTGCAAAATGAGGAGATGGAGGAATCAAGAGCTTTATTTAATTTTTACTATGTGCAAGATTCGATTAAATATAATTGTTTTTTAGATAAAAATAAAAGTGATATTTTTAGCATTTTAAAAAGAAAGACAAATAGTTTAATAATAGAAGAAGTAGATGATGATATAAATATAGTGTATTTGATCGATAATGAAAAAGCTGATAAATTAAATGAATGTAGTATGGAAAGGATAGATATAATTTATGATTTCTTCCCAGATTATAAAAGATATTGTACCGAAGCTTTATATTTGCCATTTCCAAACGAAGAGATATTTAAAGGGATAGTTCAAAATTCTATTAAACAGATACCAAATGAAAATTTATATCATGATTTTGATACACATATAAATCAAATATGGATAAAAACTATAAGCAAAAAATATTCAGAAAATTCAATTTATGAGTGGCAAAAGTATCATTATCAATTAAGAGTAAAATTATTAGATTTTACAAAAAAAATTAATCGTACTTTTGAATTATTTATTCAAAAAAACACCTCTCAAAATAAATCACAAGAAGTTATTGATATTGCAAATGAGGTATTGTCAATTATAAAGTTAAAAAAAGATTTTCCCTACGATAGTATAAACTATGATGATAAAAAACCATTTGAGGATGAAATAAAATTTATAACTGATTATATAGGCTCTTTTCAAAATGTCTTAAACCAAATATTTTCATTATTTGGTGACAAATTCTCTCAAGGTAGTGATTTAGCTATTAATAATTTGAAAGATGTGAAAAAGCATTTACTTAACATGCAAAATAGCTTTAACATAGTACAAAATAGCACAAGTTTTTATTTTGATTTTGAAGAGATAGCAATAGAAGAAGAATACTGGATTAACAGGCTTTTAAAAACTATAGATTTTCATCGGCATGGAAATAACATAAAATTGAGTGACATTAAAAATCAAATTGAAGAGTGGTTTCAAACTAAAACAAAACAAGAGCTTCAAAACATTTATAAAATTTTAGCTACTTTTGAAAAAGAATATGATTTTGAGGTTATTTATCCAAAAACAGTCATTGAAGATGGCAATTTTAGAGAGATAGTAATCGGTATAAAAAATATGAAAGAACATGACTTTGAAAAAGTTATTATAGGGTTAGTAGAATTTTATAAAATTGAAGAATTAAGTTATATAAATATAATTAATATTGTTGATAATCATGCAACTTTTGCATTTAGAATACCAATTTCATATTTTATGAATATAAAACATTTTTTAGAAACTGATGAATATGAAGAAAGTGAATGGGGAAACCCTTATCCTATTATTCCAACAAATGAGTTACTTTCAAACTTAACTGAAGAAGTCTTAATACATAATAATATTCAAAATGAGAATGTCTCAATACTAATTCAAACATTATTTGATATTTGGGAGTTGATTGAATATAGAGAAAAACTAAATGTTAACTCAAGAATTGAGCAAGATTGGCTTAAAGAATTAGAAAATAAATATTCATATAAAATAAAAAATAAAATGAGTATTGTGAATATAGAAGATTATAATAAGCTTATTGATAATATTTTAAATAAAGAATTAATAATTACAAAAGATAATATCTTAGTGTTATTGAATGGATTAGTAAAATGAAAATGAAAATTGAATAGAGATTATAAAGATATATTATATTTAAAAATTTTAGGAAAAATGCTTATAAATCATATTTTTAAAATAGCAAAAGAGAATGAACAAACTCTTTTAAGAGTTGATGCAAGTATCACTGCAAAACCATTTTTTGAGAAGTTTGGTTTTAAAGTATTAAAGAAAAATAGGGTTAAAAGAGGCAATATAGAATTGACTAATTTTACTATGCTATTGTCCCATTGCTGATTTTGTTGCAAAAACTACTATACCTATAGCAAATAATAAAACCACTAAAAGTGAAATTATCTTATGATAAAGAGAGTTTTAAAGTTGATAAATTTTAATGTACTAAGGGAAGAAAGTGAAAAATAAATTATATTTTATGTGTGGAAAGATGGCGGCTGGAAAATCCACTTTGTCAAAAAAACTTGCAAAAGAAAAAGATGCAATATTATTAAGTGAAGATAAAATATTAGGACAACTTTATCCAAGTGAAATACAAACAATAGAAGATTATGTAACTTACTCTTCTAGGGTAAAAATTATGCTAAAAGAGCATCTTATTGAACTCTTAAAAAAGGGGAATAATGTTGTGTTAGATTTCCCTGCAAATACAATTAGCCAAAGAGAGTGGTTTAAAGAGATAATAAAAGAATCTAAAATTGAGCATGTGATGCATTATGTAAAAAGAAGTGATGATGTATGTAAAAGCCAACTAAAAAAGAGAAATGAGAATATATCACAAGATTCTCCCCTGATAGATGAAAAAACTTTTGATACTATTACAAAGTATTTCCAAGAACCTAAAGAAGAGGAAGGTTTTAATATAATATATTGTTAGATTAACTACTTAGCAGATTTCATCATTATTTAAATTATAAAATTATAGTATGTTTATACAAAAGGAAAATAAAATGCAACAAAATAGTAAAACTAGTTTTTTGATTTTGGGAATATTTATATTCTTAGGATTGAGTACTTTAGGTTACTTTTTTAAAAGTGCAATTGTGGAGTATAAACAATTTGATAGAACTGTTAAGGTAAAAGGTCTTTCTGAAAAAGAGTATAAGGCTGATATTGTAATTTGGCCTATTACTTATACAGAAGTAAGTAACAATCTTGAAGATATATATAATTCCATTGATAAAAACAATGAAAAAATAGATAATTTTTTGCTTTCAAATGGCATAGAAAAAAGCGAGATAACTTTTTCTGCTCCTGAAATCACTGATAAAGTTGCTCAACAATATGGTAATGAAAAAATAAACTATAGATACAATGCTAGACAAACAATAACTGTATATTCAAAAAATATTGATGGAGTTCGAGCTGTAAAAAGTTCACTATCAAAACTTGGAAAGCAAGGTATAGTATTTTCCGGCGATAATTATGGAAGTCGAACAGAATATATTTTTACAAAACTAAATGAAGTAAAACCAAAAATGATAGAAGAAGCTACAAAAAAAGCAAGAGAAGTAGCCCAAAAATTTGCCTTTGATTCAAAAAGTAAATTAGGAAAAATAAAAAGTGCATCTCAAGGGCAATTTTCAATCTCTCAAAGGGATAAAAATAACCCTCAAATTAAAAAAATCAGAGTTGTCTCAACTGTTGAGTATTATTTAACAGATTGATTAAAAAGAAATTAATAAAGATTGATTTAGAATATACGCGCTATTAGAAGTCTACAGATAAAATATAGTCTATATTAAAATAATAAAATTCTACAAAATATATATTTAA
This portion of the Arcobacter nitrofigilis DSM 7299 genome encodes:
- a CDS encoding GNAT family N-acetyltransferase, translated to MNRDYKDILYLKILGKMLINHIFKIAKENEQTLLRVDASITAKPFFEKFGFKVLKKNRVKRGNIELTNFTMLLSHC
- a CDS encoding AAA family ATPase, with translation MKNKLYFMCGKMAAGKSTLSKKLAKEKDAILLSEDKILGQLYPSEIQTIEDYVTYSSRVKIMLKEHLIELLKKGNNVVLDFPANTISQREWFKEIIKESKIEHVMHYVKRSDDVCKSQLKKRNENISQDSPLIDEKTFDTITKYFQEPKEEEGFNIIYC
- a CDS encoding SIMPL domain-containing protein — its product is MQQNSKTSFLILGIFIFLGLSTLGYFFKSAIVEYKQFDRTVKVKGLSEKEYKADIVIWPITYTEVSNNLEDIYNSIDKNNEKIDNFLLSNGIEKSEITFSAPEITDKVAQQYGNEKINYRYNARQTITVYSKNIDGVRAVKSSLSKLGKQGIVFSGDNYGSRTEYIFTKLNEVKPKMIEEATKKAREVAQKFAFDSKSKLGKIKSASQGQFSISQRDKNNPQIKKIRVVSTVEYYLTD